AGGGCCACCTCGCCCGCCTCCAGCGCCGCAGTCCCAAGTACGGGGTGTGCCTTGGTTGGGATGAGTGTGCAGGGGCCCGAGCGCGGGCCGCAGGGGTGAGGCTGCGTTATGGTTCCTCAGTATCTCCTTGCTGTGCAGACTTGGTAGTACCTCCAGAACAGAGCTGGGGAGCAGGGTTCTGGGGGGCAGGCAAGGCCCCCACCTTGACTAGTTCTCGATGGGGTGAGTGGCCCTGGCTAGGCGCGGACCTCTGTGACCTTGGAGAGTTGATTTGCCCCTCGGGTCAGTCTCCAAGGCCACGGTGCTGTCCCAGTGTCCCTCTCCCAACGCCTCTGCGGCTGAATCACACATCCCCCTCTGATGTCACCAGCCACCCCTCTCAGCTGTCTGCAGAGCATGGGGGCAGGAGGCAGAGGCAGCTCCACTGCCTGCCGGAGAGGCCTCCAGCAGGGGCCAATCAGAGGAGGCTGGTATAGGCTGACTGGCCCAAGTCACCAAGAGTCACTGACCAGCCCGTAGTGACCAGCCTCGCAGTGACCAGCCTGCAGTGACTGGCCTCACAGTGTCCAGCCTGTAGTGACCTGCCTTGCAGTGACCAGCCCGCAATGACCTTGCAGACTGCGTGGAAGGAGGTGGAAGAAAGCCAGGTGCAAATAGCCATCTCCAAGGTGGGGTGTCCCCCAGGGAGGATACAGCCCCACCCGCCTCATTGCCATTGCTGTCCTTTTAGCCCTTCTGTTTACCA
The genomic region above belongs to Tamandua tetradactyla isolate mTamTet1 chromosome 16, mTamTet1.pri, whole genome shotgun sequence and contains:
- the LOC143659868 gene encoding uncharacterized protein LOC143659868 → MLASSPRASALAGHHPRGPGGRYPWCGGSGKWLQPPPRPGMGMVGSSTRQSLSPCLENFAVLCGGAWPLPATLGSSTAAGFGGSPHSSLRGPHQPHLWMPYPLWASRGIHASVSHLFCSTPPAPPPSATSAPLWSAWSSSWPGGGLAGVCPSHWEKGHLARLQRRSPKYGVCLGWDECAGARARAAGVRLRYGSSVSPCCADLVVPPEQSWGAGFWGAGKAPTLTSSRWGEWPWLGADLCDLGELICPSGQSPRPRCCPSVPLPTPLRLNHTSPSDVTSHPSQLSAEHGGRRQRQLHCLPERPPAGANQRRLV